One Metamycoplasma canadense DNA segment encodes these proteins:
- the eno gene encoding phosphopyruvate hydratase encodes MSKIKKIYAYEVLDSRGNPTVKVEVQTKKAFAEALVPSGASTGSKEALELRDKNTVYENNWFGGKGVQTACDHINNEISKLLIGIDVKKQDLIDNLMIEVDGTDTKSRFGANAILAVSLACAKAAALESKKPLYEYLASLKKIDNNLFTLPVPMLNVINGGEHASNTIDFQEFMIMPLGAKTFKQALQMANKVFHTLAKLLKKAGHGTQVGDEGGFAPNLHTHEEALDFLVNAIKEAGFNPSTSEENAIAICLDAASSELYNVETKTYIFKKFKQALLEKRAGFDKYSKNKYEFTSDELVDYYGKLIDKYPIISIEDSHHEDDWNGFIKMKKEFGKKVQLVGDDLIVTNPKYIEMAIEKDAINASLIKINQIGSLTETIKAIQMSQNANFVPVISHRSGETEDTFIADLAVAFSTNEIKTGSMSRTDRIAKYNRLLKIEDELKERGVYLGLKAFTNLK; translated from the coding sequence ATGTCTAAAATTAAAAAAATATATGCATATGAGGTTTTAGATAGTAGAGGAAATCCTACAGTTAAAGTAGAGGTTCAAACTAAGAAAGCATTTGCAGAAGCATTGGTGCCTTCAGGAGCATCAACTGGATCAAAAGAAGCTTTAGAATTAAGAGATAAAAATACTGTATATGAAAACAACTGATTTGGTGGAAAAGGTGTCCAGACTGCTTGTGATCATATTAACAATGAAATTTCAAAATTACTTATTGGTATTGATGTTAAAAAACAAGATCTTATTGATAACTTAATGATTGAAGTTGATGGAACTGATACTAAATCAAGATTTGGTGCTAACGCTATTTTAGCTGTATCTTTAGCTTGTGCAAAAGCTGCAGCTTTAGAAAGTAAAAAACCATTATATGAATACTTAGCTTCGTTAAAAAAAATAGATAACAATTTATTTACCCTTCCTGTTCCAATGCTTAATGTTATTAACGGTGGAGAGCATGCCTCAAACACAATTGACTTTCAAGAATTTATGATTATGCCTTTAGGTGCAAAAACATTTAAACAAGCACTTCAAATGGCAAATAAAGTTTTTCACACGTTAGCTAAATTACTTAAAAAAGCTGGACATGGTACACAAGTAGGTGATGAAGGCGGATTCGCTCCTAACTTACATACTCATGAAGAAGCTTTAGATTTTTTAGTTAATGCAATCAAAGAAGCTGGTTTTAATCCTTCAACATCAGAAGAAAATGCAATTGCAATTTGTTTAGATGCAGCAAGCTCAGAATTATATAATGTTGAAACCAAAACGTATATTTTTAAAAAATTTAAACAAGCTTTATTAGAAAAAAGAGCAGGATTTGATAAATATTCAAAAAACAAATATGAATTTACTTCTGATGAATTAGTTGATTACTATGGAAAATTAATTGATAAATATCCAATTATTTCAATCGAAGATTCTCACCACGAAGATGATTGAAATGGATTTATAAAAATGAAAAAAGAATTTGGTAAAAAAGTTCAATTAGTTGGAGATGACTTAATTGTTACAAATCCTAAATATATTGAAATGGCTATTGAAAAAGATGCTATTAATGCTTCGCTAATTAAAATAAATCAAATTGGTTCATTAACAGAAACTATTAAAGCTATTCAAATGTCACAAAATGCTAACTTTGTTCCCGTTATTTCACACCGTTCAGGTGAAACAGAAGATACGTTTATTGCTGACTTAGCTGTTGCGTTTAGCACAAATGAAATTAAAACTGGTTCTATGTCAAGAACTGATAGAATAGCAAAATATAATAGATTATTAAAAATTGAAGATGAACTTAAAGAAAGAGGAGTTTATCTAGGTTTAAAAGCTTTTACAAATCTTAAATAA
- the tig gene encoding trigger factor — MSRKFNKENTELIIDYIFEGEQLSKAIEKAQRSLASDVIVPGFRKGKAPLKEALKRIDHLKVLNKVIKNNINDIYSKEIISQLKDEDKILENFEPVLDLKEVNEQKIVFEFTYALFPSVKLGDFKKLETKLLSYDLTDEDFEQAKKSILDNYMVMLDSEEPIKLGDKVNFDFIGFINGEKFEGGEAEKFDLVIGSKQFIPGFEEQMIGLKKGETKDLNLKFPENYHAKDLAGKDVIFRVTINKVQTPNYPEINEQFLKEVKVNPLVNDLETFNQYLKIVALKEKMFVNNSNFVQSAIAEISSKSEIKMSSLIEAAEAEKYYNGFVKELKQKGINEKDYFEFANTSKDDILSLYKKEANKNLSSSFVMGKIVEVENLGVTDEEFNSKVKELSDLYGLKEEQIKTFLTKQRFDQEQMSIRIFERLAELNNPEGFKKYLEINKEVKEYESKVQNILIEDAKVKSKKQVEEMTKEK, encoded by the coding sequence ATGTCAAGAAAGTTTAATAAAGAAAATACAGAATTAATTATTGATTATATTTTTGAAGGTGAACAATTATCAAAAGCTATTGAAAAAGCTCAAAGATCACTAGCTAGTGATGTTATTGTTCCTGGTTTTAGAAAAGGTAAAGCACCATTAAAAGAAGCTTTAAAACGCATTGATCATTTAAAGGTCTTAAATAAAGTAATTAAAAATAATATTAATGATATTTATTCAAAAGAAATTATTTCTCAATTAAAAGATGAGGATAAAATTTTAGAAAACTTTGAACCAGTCTTGGATTTAAAAGAAGTTAACGAACAAAAAATAGTTTTTGAATTTACATACGCTCTATTTCCTTCGGTAAAATTAGGTGATTTTAAAAAATTAGAAACTAAATTATTAAGCTATGATTTAACTGATGAAGATTTTGAACAAGCTAAAAAGAGTATTTTAGATAACTATATGGTTATGTTAGATTCAGAAGAACCTATTAAATTAGGTGATAAAGTTAATTTCGATTTTATTGGATTTATCAATGGTGAAAAATTTGAAGGCGGAGAAGCTGAAAAATTTGACTTAGTAATCGGATCAAAACAATTTATTCCGGGTTTTGAAGAACAAATGATTGGACTTAAAAAAGGTGAAACAAAAGATCTTAATTTAAAATTCCCAGAAAACTATCATGCTAAGGATTTAGCAGGAAAAGATGTTATTTTTAGAGTTACAATTAATAAAGTTCAAACACCTAATTATCCAGAAATTAATGAACAATTTTTAAAAGAAGTTAAAGTTAACCCGCTTGTTAATGACTTAGAAACATTTAATCAATACTTAAAAATAGTTGCTTTAAAAGAAAAAATGTTTGTAAATAATTCAAACTTTGTTCAATCAGCTATTGCAGAAATTTCATCTAAATCAGAAATTAAAATGTCTTCGTTGATTGAAGCTGCTGAAGCTGAAAAATATTACAACGGTTTTGTAAAAGAATTAAAACAAAAAGGTATTAATGAAAAAGACTACTTTGAATTTGCTAATACATCAAAAGATGATATTTTATCATTATACAAAAAAGAAGCAAATAAAAACTTATCTTCATCATTTGTTATGGGTAAAATAGTTGAAGTTGAAAACTTAGGTGTTACTGATGAAGAATTTAATTCTAAAGTTAAAGAATTATCAGATTTATATGGTTTAAAAGAAGAACAAATTAAAACATTTTTAACAAAACAAAGATTTGATCAAGAGCAAATGTCAATTAGAATTTTTGAAAGATTAGCAGAATTAAATAATCCTGAAGGATTTAAAAAATATTTAGAAATCAATAAAGAAGTTAAAGAATATGAATCAAAAGTTCAAAATATTTTAATTGAAGACGCTAAGGTTAAATCAAAAAAACAAGTTGAAGAAATGACAAAAGAAAAATAA
- the rplA gene encoding 50S ribosomal protein L1 has protein sequence MAKRVTKNAKVLKTLVNKNDVYSLSEAIDLAKKASFAKFDESLDIAIKLNLDTRKSDQQLRGAVVLPNGTGKTIKVLVATDEVSAQKSALEAGADLVYSSSELPEVLNQDKYDFDVIVADPKMMLVLGKYGKKLGPKGLMPNPKTGTVTTNPAKAVEELKKGKANYRADKGGIIHASVGKKSMETALLVQNAETLIQTVKRLKPQTVKGTYVLNIVVSTSMGAAVKVKID, from the coding sequence ATGGCTAAAAGAGTTACAAAAAATGCTAAAGTTTTAAAAACATTAGTTAACAAAAATGATGTTTATTCATTATCAGAAGCAATCGATTTAGCAAAAAAAGCTTCGTTTGCAAAATTTGATGAATCATTAGATATAGCTATAAAATTAAACCTAGATACAAGAAAATCTGACCAACAATTACGTGGTGCTGTAGTTTTACCTAACGGAACAGGTAAAACTATTAAAGTTTTAGTAGCAACAGATGAAGTTTCAGCACAAAAATCTGCTTTAGAAGCAGGAGCTGATTTAGTTTACTCATCTTCAGAATTACCAGAAGTTTTAAATCAAGATAAATATGATTTTGATGTTATTGTAGCCGATCCTAAAATGATGTTAGTTTTAGGTAAGTATGGTAAAAAGCTTGGGCCAAAAGGCTTAATGCCAAACCCAAAGACTGGAACAGTTACAACTAACCCTGCAAAGGCAGTTGAAGAACTTAAAAAAGGTAAAGCAAATTACCGTGCTGATAAAGGTGGTATTATCCACGCTTCAGTTGGTAAGAAATCAATGGAAACAGCTTTATTAGTACAAAATGCCGAAACATTAATACAAACAGTAAAAAGATTAAAACCTCAAACTGTTAAAGGAACATACGTTTTAAATATTGTTGTTTCAACTTCTATGGGTGCTGCTGTAAAAGTTAAAATCGATTAA